One part of the Bdellovibrio bacteriovorus genome encodes these proteins:
- a CDS encoding S8 family serine peptidase yields MRTFKTNTPPRFFSSLLISALLFTACSPTAQAPKGPIFNSDFLEGLYSNRPTVEDPYIFIVKLSNPALLETAQRKDGKLVIDKKLLAAIQAEQEATIEELKKISADIKVLIRYKLVLNGFAVWAPANVYEKIKSVPNITLSEKAGSFARPMEEDDINLKGLVGKNTSVNFIGSEAAYAQNIRGQGMRVGVIDTGVDYTHKMLGGEGTEEAYKAVNPNEAHPSFPNKKVVGGIDIVGSEYNSGHTNPLKRIPVPDANPLDEATHGTHVAGTVAGIGDGINTYSGVAPDADLYAIKVFGAKGSTSDEVVIAALEYAADPTGDLTFQKQLDVVNLSLGSGYGNPHIMYNHAIKNLVRGGTVVVAAAGNNGDLPYIVGAPSVSDDAISVANSIDNMNQNVLFPAAEFTVGGEALIVEATEGAISKPLAEIPSLKEELVYIGTAAKPLDEATKARLQGKIALIDRGEVNFSVKIQVAQESGAIGVVVANNAEGAAIVMGGEGKFDIPAIMIDLASAKKVKAAMAQSPVVVDLKTTAQIEKPWMADTISPSSSRGPRSEDGIIKPEISAPGTNIISAASRAGDKGANMTGTSMASPHIAGVMALLKQKYNTLSPAELKSVLLAHGKVINAADKKVYSVSRQGAGRVQVAESLNAKIVTVPAAISFGITDVEKQKTLAKEITVKNISDEAVTLSAQWTGSEALQITAPTVTLAAGESKTILVKAKINGSLMANQTDELDGYLSLKSQDKTLAQLPALAVTRKISKISATSLVVHSSSKTDSAGSLAEVVLKNDSVNPGEAYLFNLLGADGRKKSPKQDLVHNRNCDLQSAGYRVIESDKGRVLQVALKLYEGMTTWQRCEVNVQLDSNGDGLADQELAGLPASDLPGMTGDDFVSLLLDGNAARDMRRQYEKDFAADPSKAKEDYSGAVLDMRGMGVFDNSTLAIIEADISLLSFAETGEISLKVSTTHGDNGAIEYDDYLGEHSSQWEKVSVNTNAQAYTQIPEIIELDSQSSTTVNLIKGYGAGDLILYAPQNRSVRDVLLEDNQSQLIPATFSDEN; encoded by the coding sequence ATGAGAACGTTTAAAACGAACACACCACCAAGATTTTTTTCATCCCTGCTGATTTCAGCTTTGCTGTTCACCGCCTGCAGCCCGACGGCTCAAGCTCCAAAAGGGCCGATCTTCAATTCAGACTTCCTGGAAGGCCTTTACAGCAACCGCCCTACCGTTGAAGATCCGTACATCTTTATCGTCAAACTTTCCAATCCGGCTTTGCTTGAAACCGCCCAAAGAAAAGACGGTAAACTGGTCATCGACAAGAAGCTTCTCGCTGCAATTCAGGCGGAGCAGGAAGCCACCATTGAAGAACTTAAAAAAATCTCTGCCGACATCAAGGTGCTTATCCGCTACAAGCTGGTGCTGAATGGCTTTGCTGTTTGGGCACCTGCGAATGTCTATGAAAAAATCAAGTCCGTTCCCAACATCACTCTTTCTGAAAAAGCCGGCTCTTTCGCCCGTCCCATGGAAGAAGATGACATCAACCTGAAAGGTTTGGTGGGTAAAAACACATCCGTGAACTTCATCGGTTCAGAAGCCGCCTATGCCCAGAATATCCGTGGTCAGGGCATGCGCGTGGGTGTGATCGACACCGGCGTCGACTACACTCATAAAATGCTGGGTGGCGAAGGCACGGAAGAAGCTTACAAGGCCGTGAATCCCAATGAAGCCCACCCGTCTTTCCCGAATAAAAAAGTTGTGGGCGGAATTGATATCGTGGGATCTGAGTACAACTCCGGCCACACGAATCCTCTGAAACGCATTCCAGTTCCTGATGCCAATCCTTTGGATGAAGCGACTCACGGCACCCACGTGGCTGGTACGGTGGCGGGCATTGGCGATGGGATCAACACCTACAGTGGCGTTGCTCCGGATGCCGATCTTTATGCGATCAAAGTTTTTGGCGCAAAAGGTTCCACCAGTGATGAAGTGGTCATCGCCGCTTTGGAATACGCAGCGGATCCGACGGGCGATCTGACTTTCCAGAAGCAACTTGATGTTGTGAACCTGTCTTTGGGCAGCGGTTACGGCAATCCTCATATCATGTACAACCACGCCATTAAAAATCTGGTGCGCGGCGGGACTGTTGTCGTAGCGGCGGCTGGTAACAACGGTGACCTTCCCTACATCGTGGGGGCTCCGTCCGTGTCTGATGATGCTATCTCCGTAGCCAACAGCATCGACAACATGAACCAGAACGTTCTGTTCCCGGCTGCAGAGTTCACTGTGGGTGGCGAAGCATTGATTGTTGAAGCCACCGAAGGGGCCATTTCAAAACCTTTGGCAGAAATCCCGTCCCTGAAAGAGGAGCTGGTATACATCGGCACCGCTGCAAAACCACTGGATGAAGCAACCAAAGCCCGTTTGCAGGGTAAAATTGCTTTGATCGACCGCGGTGAAGTGAACTTCTCTGTTAAAATCCAAGTGGCTCAGGAAAGTGGTGCGATCGGCGTGGTTGTTGCCAACAACGCCGAGGGCGCTGCGATTGTTATGGGTGGCGAAGGTAAATTCGACATCCCGGCAATCATGATTGACCTGGCTTCAGCAAAAAAAGTGAAAGCCGCCATGGCACAAAGCCCGGTGGTGGTTGACTTGAAAACAACTGCCCAGATTGAAAAACCCTGGATGGCGGACACCATCTCCCCGTCTTCGTCCCGCGGTCCGCGCTCTGAAGACGGCATCATCAAGCCTGAAATCTCTGCTCCGGGCACCAACATCATCTCTGCGGCCAGCCGCGCGGGCGACAAAGGCGCCAACATGACCGGCACCAGCATGGCCAGCCCGCACATCGCAGGCGTGATGGCATTGCTCAAACAAAAGTACAACACCCTGTCCCCGGCCGAACTGAAATCCGTTTTGCTGGCGCATGGTAAAGTGATCAATGCCGCTGATAAAAAAGTTTACTCCGTCAGCCGTCAAGGGGCTGGCCGTGTTCAGGTGGCCGAATCCCTGAACGCCAAAATTGTGACTGTGCCTGCGGCAATTTCCTTCGGCATTACAGACGTTGAAAAACAGAAGACCCTGGCTAAAGAAATCACCGTCAAAAATATCAGCGACGAGGCTGTGACTTTGTCCGCCCAATGGACGGGTTCTGAGGCGCTGCAAATCACGGCTCCGACAGTGACTCTGGCGGCAGGCGAATCCAAAACGATTCTGGTGAAGGCTAAAATCAACGGTTCTTTGATGGCCAATCAAACTGACGAGCTGGATGGCTACCTTTCCCTGAAGTCCCAGGACAAAACTTTGGCGCAACTGCCGGCTTTGGCCGTGACTCGCAAGATTTCCAAAATTTCTGCCACGTCCTTGGTGGTTCATTCCTCTTCCAAAACAGACAGCGCTGGCAGTCTGGCGGAAGTGGTTCTGAAAAATGACAGCGTGAATCCGGGTGAAGCTTACCTGTTCAACCTTCTGGGTGCGGACGGCCGTAAGAAATCTCCGAAGCAGGATCTGGTTCACAACCGTAACTGTGACCTGCAGTCTGCGGGTTACCGTGTGATTGAATCCGACAAAGGCCGTGTGCTGCAGGTCGCGTTGAAGCTTTATGAAGGCATGACCACTTGGCAGCGTTGTGAAGTGAATGTGCAGCTTGATTCCAACGGTGACGGTTTGGCGGACCAGGAACTGGCAGGATTGCCGGCTTCGGACCTGCCGGGCATGACCGGAGACGACTTTGTCAGCTTGCTTTTGGATGGCAATGCCGCCCGTGATATGCGCCGCCAGTATGAAAAAGACTTTGCCGCAGATCCAAGCAAGGCCAAAGAAGACTACAGCGGTGCTGTTTTGGATATGCGCGGAATGGGCGTCTTTGACAACTCCACTTTGGCTATCATCGAGGCTGATATTTCGTTGTTGTCCTTTGCAGAAACTGGCGAGATCAGCCTGAAGGTCTCTACAACCCACGGTGACAACGGCGCGATCGAATACGACGACTATCTGGGTGAGCACAGCTCTCAGTGGGAAAAGGTCTCTGTGAATACGAATGCTCAGGCCTATACACAAATCCCGGAAATCATCGAACTGGATTCCCAATCCAGCACCACCGTGAACCTGATCAAAGGTTATGGCGCAGGTGATTTGATCCTATACGCTCCTCAGAATCGCTCGGTTCGGGATGTCCTGCTTGAGGACAACCAGTCCCAGTTGATTCCAGCCACGTTCAGCGACGAAAATTAA
- a CDS encoding MarC family protein — METISIHSFFHLVFLSFLALFPPVNPIGSSLVVGPFFMGHSAEIRRKAALSIAVFCLALCFVVSIFGVYFFRLFGISTAVVQLAGGFIIARMALQILSKSEEEDPEKNIASSQKPQTSLMSHLFYPLAFPTTMGGGTISVLLALSANSYHPDTQVHLFKVVAVLTASVLMCATVFVCYYSAPTILAKLSPQAAQVCNKLVGFLTFCVGLQIVVNGVISLIEIYPSLKP; from the coding sequence ATGGAAACAATCTCGATTCATTCATTCTTTCATTTGGTCTTTTTGTCATTTCTGGCCCTGTTTCCGCCGGTCAATCCGATTGGAAGTTCTTTGGTGGTGGGGCCCTTCTTTATGGGGCACTCCGCAGAGATTCGTCGTAAGGCGGCCTTGTCCATTGCGGTGTTCTGCCTGGCCCTGTGTTTTGTAGTCTCTATTTTTGGGGTTTATTTTTTCCGTTTGTTTGGGATCTCGACTGCGGTGGTGCAACTGGCCGGGGGCTTTATCATTGCGCGTATGGCTTTGCAGATTCTTTCAAAGTCTGAAGAAGAAGACCCCGAGAAGAATATTGCGTCCTCTCAAAAGCCACAAACGTCCCTGATGTCACATCTGTTCTATCCTCTGGCGTTTCCAACGACGATGGGAGGGGGGACGATATCGGTTTTATTGGCGTTAAGTGCCAACAGCTATCATCCCGACACGCAGGTGCACCTGTTTAAGGTCGTGGCCGTGCTGACGGCCAGTGTGCTGATGTGTGCGACGGTATTTGTTTGCTACTATTCTGCTCCGACCATTCTGGCCAAGCTCAGCCCTCAGGCGGCACAGGTCTGCAATAAACTGGTGGGTTTTCTCACATTCTGCGTGGGACTTCAGATCGTGGTAAACGGGGTGATCAGCCTGATTGAGATTTACCCTTCGTTGAAGCCGTAA